From Anopheles funestus chromosome 3RL, idAnoFuneDA-416_04, whole genome shotgun sequence, a single genomic window includes:
- the LOC125772390 gene encoding ral guanine nucleotide dissociation stimulator-like 1 isoform X2, producing the protein MFCPSNETLQSITEKTKLLAHKCTQQIRHNTAASTNSDGAGGTTGVQQQSAPGVDPQRSCSKDGPNAKEDRPGGMAGGTLRCFCPCKGTIGKLIGRKVAAASKEGQSQRTTKWYVKPTWRLWGEEREENAIYTVYLKKVRYHRPTPSASSQDSDDEISHLEWETVRVRFVKAATLARLVDALATDDGELESTFVNVFLNTYRTFAQPEKVLELLLDRYEKLHAEPALLQPESLSDQHKKTLVSVLHVWLDGFPEDWDTDNLQRLLAFTSKRLPKSEIHMKALNRFTHRLDKYSRIPPPLPWSNDYHDFADQFGGLCLTPAFRGPPSHLLNSYRFPNIPVKHFAEQLTRMDMELFKRLIPHQCLGAIWSNRDKHECSSVLATVTQFNAVSFRVISSILIEPRLKPQERALLISTWIDIAQELRLLKNFSSLKAIISGLQSNAVYRLSKTWAVLPRDKLELYNELARIFSEDNNAWAQREVLMREGTAKFADTVGENDRHLQKVFQKQNTLISHGTIPYLGTFLTDLTMIHAAIPDTLQDGLINFDKRRKEFEVLAQIKLLQGAANTYHLPDDPLFDRWFASLLVLDEREAHTLSCSLEPAPEMTKRPPTQHPGGGTGGGGGGGGTPGHKKSDSIASNSSSGAGSQFYCDINSTSNASYSSRNNSLDRDATPPNASILSAASSVSSLSMDSTTSGSQRSNHNGGVGSVRTPQSNRSQANGTVANRSANGTRDLEAPIINGQLVQNSPLKSSSPDFYIIKVTYETEQVELDGIVLYKSIMLANNERTPQVIRNAMLKLGLEGDPDRYTLAQVLPDKELLLPNNANVYYAVNTAYNLNFILRPKKDTTGSSSSVPSSTGRP; encoded by the exons ATGTTTTGCCCGAGTAACGAAACGCTTCAGAGCATTACGGAAAAGACGAAACTGCTGGCCCACAAATGTACGCAGCAGATACGCCACAATACCGCAGCCTCGACGAACAGCGATGGAGCGGGCGGTACGACAGGTGTTCAGCAACAGTCCGCACCGGGCGTTGATCCTCAGCGATCGTGCAGCAAGGATGGGCCGAATGCGAAAGAGGACCGACCCGGTGGAATGGCTGGTGGGACACTGCGTTGCTTCTGTCCGTGTAAGGGAACGATCGGCAAACTGATAGGCAGGAAGGTTGCTGCTGCTAGCAAGGAGGGTCAGAGTCAGCGTACCACCAAGTGGTATGTCAAG CCCACCTGGCGGTTATGGGGTGAAGAACGTGAGGAGAACGCCATCTACACGGTTTACCTTAAGAAGGTCCGGTACCATCGACCAACACCCAGTGCCAGCAGC CAAGATTCCGATGATGAAATATCGCACCTCGAGTGGGAAACCGTGCGGGTGCGGTTCGTTAAGGCGGCCACCTTAGCGCGGCTGGTCGATGCCCTCGCAACCGACGACGGCGAACTCGAGAGCACGTTCGTGAACGTGTTCCTCAACACCTACCGTACCTTTGCCCAGCCGGAAAAGGTGCTGGAACTGCTGCTCGACCGGTACGAGAAGCTGCACGCTGAACCGGCCCTACTACAGCCCGAATCCCTATCGGACCAGCACAAGAAAACTCTAG TCTCTGTTCTTCACGTGTGGCTCGATGGGTTCCCCGAGGATTGGGATACGGATAATTTGCAACGATTGCTAGCATTCACCTCAAAGCGTTTGCCAAAATCGGAAATACATATGAAAGCTTTAAATAG GTTTACCCATAGGTTAGATAAGTACAGTAGAATACCACCACCGCTGCCATGGTCTAACGATTATCACGATTTCGCCGACCAGTTCGGTGGCCTCTGTTTGACACCAGCATTCCGTGGTCCACCGTCCCACCTGCTTAATTCGTACCGCTTTCCAAACATTCCGGTCAAGCACTTTGCCGAGCAGCTGACCCGCATGGATATGGAGCTGTTCAAGCGGCTGATACCGCACCAATGTCTCGGTGCGATTTGGTCGAATCGGGACAAGCACGAGTGTAGTTCGGTGCTGGCAACAGTAACCCAGTTCAATGCCGTCTCATTTCGCGTGATCTCGAGCATACTGATCGAGCCGCGACTTAAACCACAGGAACGGGCCCTGCTCATCTCGACGTGGATCGATATTGCGCAGGAGCTGCGATTGCTGAAGAACTTCTCCTCACTGAAAGCGATCATTTCCGGCCTGCAATCCAACGCGGTGTATAGGTTATCGAAGACATGGGCCGTATTGCCAAGGGATAAG TTGGAGCTTTATAACGAGCTGGCGCGGATATTCTCCGAAGACAATAATGCGTGGGCACAGCGCGAGGTACTGATGCGCGAGGGAACGGCCAAGTTTGCGGACACAGTTGGCGAGAACGATCGGCACTTGCAGAAGGTGTTCCAGAAGCAGAACACCCTCATCAGCCACGGTACGATACCGTACCTCGGTACATTCTTAACCGATCTGACAATGATCCATGCTGCCATCCCGGACACGTTACAAGATGGGTTGATCAATTTCGACAAACGTCGAAAAGAGTTCGAGGTTCTGGCACAGATCAAGCTTCTCCAAGGGGCGGCTAATACGTACCATTTACCGGACGATCCACTGTTTGATCGATGGTTCGCTTCGTTGCTGGTGCTTGACGAACGGGAAGCACATACGCTGAGCTGTTCGTTAGAGCCTGCGCCCGAAATGACTAAACGACCACCAACGCAACATCCTGGCGGTGGTACAGGTGGAGGTGGAGGAGGTGGCGGAACTCCAGGACATAAGAAGAGCGATTCGATAGCGTCGAACTCGAGCAGCGGAGCAGGTTCTCAGTTCTACTGTGATATTAACAGCACATCCAACGCAAG CTATAGCTCACGCAACAACTCTCTCGATCGTGACGCTACTCCACCGAATGCTTCGATCCTGTCCGCTGCTAGTAGTGTGTCTTCCCTATCGATGGACTCCACCACGTCAGGCAGTCAGCGATCAAACCACAACGGAGGTGTTGGCAGTGTACGTACTCCACAATCTAACCGATCGCAAGCCAACGGTACGGTGGCGAACCGAAGCGCCAATGGTACCAGAGACCTCGAGGCGCCCATCATTAATGGGCAGCTGGTGCAAAACTCACCACTGAAGAGTAGCTCGCCCGATTTCTACATCATCAAGGTGACGTACGAGACGGAACAGGTCGAACTGGATGGGATCGTGTTGTACAAGAGCATCATGCTTGCGAACAACGAACGTACACCGCAGGTCATCCGGAACGCGATGCTTAAGCTCGGCCTTGAAGGTGATCCAGATCGCTACACCTTGGCGCAGGTGCTTCCCGACAAGGAACTACTGCTACCGAACAATGCAAACGTATACTACGCAGTCAACACCGCATACAACCTTAATTTCATCCTGCGACCGAAGAAGGACACTACGGGTAGTAGCTCCTCGGTTCCGAGTTCCACCGGTCGTCCCTAG
- the LOC125772390 gene encoding ral guanine nucleotide dissociation stimulator-like 1 isoform X3 translates to MSNGTATSGTGGDADSLPTWRLWGEEREENAIYTVYLKKVRYHRPTPSASSQDSDDEISHLEWETVRVRFVKAATLARLVDALATDDGELESTFVNVFLNTYRTFAQPEKVLELLLDRYEKLHAEPALLQPESLSDQHKKTLVSVLHVWLDGFPEDWDTDNLQRLLAFTSKRLPKSEIHMKALNRFTHRLDKYSRIPPPLPWSNDYHDFADQFGGLCLTPAFRGPPSHLLNSYRFPNIPVKHFAEQLTRMDMELFKRLIPHQCLGAIWSNRDKHECSSVLATVTQFNAVSFRVISSILIEPRLKPQERALLISTWIDIAQELRLLKNFSSLKAIISGLQSNAVYRLSKTWAVLPRDKLELYNELARIFSEDNNAWAQREVLMREGTAKFADTVGENDRHLQKVFQKQNTLISHGTIPYLGTFLTDLTMIHAAIPDTLQDGLINFDKRRKEFEVLAQIKLLQGAANTYHLPDDPLFDRWFASLLVLDEREAHTLSCSLEPAPEMTKRPPTQHPGGGTGGGGGGGGTPGHKKSDSIASNSSSGAGSQFYCDINSTSNASYSSRNNSLDRDATPPNASILSAASSVSSLSMDSTTSGSQRSNHNGGVGSVRTPQSNRSQANGTVANRSANGTRDLEAPIINGQLVQNSPLKSSSPDFYIIKVTYETEQVELDGIVLYKSIMLANNERTPQVIRNAMLKLGLEGDPDRYTLAQVLPDKELLLPNNANVYYAVNTAYNLNFILRPKKDTTGSSSSVPSSTGRP, encoded by the exons CCCACCTGGCGGTTATGGGGTGAAGAACGTGAGGAGAACGCCATCTACACGGTTTACCTTAAGAAGGTCCGGTACCATCGACCAACACCCAGTGCCAGCAGC CAAGATTCCGATGATGAAATATCGCACCTCGAGTGGGAAACCGTGCGGGTGCGGTTCGTTAAGGCGGCCACCTTAGCGCGGCTGGTCGATGCCCTCGCAACCGACGACGGCGAACTCGAGAGCACGTTCGTGAACGTGTTCCTCAACACCTACCGTACCTTTGCCCAGCCGGAAAAGGTGCTGGAACTGCTGCTCGACCGGTACGAGAAGCTGCACGCTGAACCGGCCCTACTACAGCCCGAATCCCTATCGGACCAGCACAAGAAAACTCTAG TCTCTGTTCTTCACGTGTGGCTCGATGGGTTCCCCGAGGATTGGGATACGGATAATTTGCAACGATTGCTAGCATTCACCTCAAAGCGTTTGCCAAAATCGGAAATACATATGAAAGCTTTAAATAG GTTTACCCATAGGTTAGATAAGTACAGTAGAATACCACCACCGCTGCCATGGTCTAACGATTATCACGATTTCGCCGACCAGTTCGGTGGCCTCTGTTTGACACCAGCATTCCGTGGTCCACCGTCCCACCTGCTTAATTCGTACCGCTTTCCAAACATTCCGGTCAAGCACTTTGCCGAGCAGCTGACCCGCATGGATATGGAGCTGTTCAAGCGGCTGATACCGCACCAATGTCTCGGTGCGATTTGGTCGAATCGGGACAAGCACGAGTGTAGTTCGGTGCTGGCAACAGTAACCCAGTTCAATGCCGTCTCATTTCGCGTGATCTCGAGCATACTGATCGAGCCGCGACTTAAACCACAGGAACGGGCCCTGCTCATCTCGACGTGGATCGATATTGCGCAGGAGCTGCGATTGCTGAAGAACTTCTCCTCACTGAAAGCGATCATTTCCGGCCTGCAATCCAACGCGGTGTATAGGTTATCGAAGACATGGGCCGTATTGCCAAGGGATAAG TTGGAGCTTTATAACGAGCTGGCGCGGATATTCTCCGAAGACAATAATGCGTGGGCACAGCGCGAGGTACTGATGCGCGAGGGAACGGCCAAGTTTGCGGACACAGTTGGCGAGAACGATCGGCACTTGCAGAAGGTGTTCCAGAAGCAGAACACCCTCATCAGCCACGGTACGATACCGTACCTCGGTACATTCTTAACCGATCTGACAATGATCCATGCTGCCATCCCGGACACGTTACAAGATGGGTTGATCAATTTCGACAAACGTCGAAAAGAGTTCGAGGTTCTGGCACAGATCAAGCTTCTCCAAGGGGCGGCTAATACGTACCATTTACCGGACGATCCACTGTTTGATCGATGGTTCGCTTCGTTGCTGGTGCTTGACGAACGGGAAGCACATACGCTGAGCTGTTCGTTAGAGCCTGCGCCCGAAATGACTAAACGACCACCAACGCAACATCCTGGCGGTGGTACAGGTGGAGGTGGAGGAGGTGGCGGAACTCCAGGACATAAGAAGAGCGATTCGATAGCGTCGAACTCGAGCAGCGGAGCAGGTTCTCAGTTCTACTGTGATATTAACAGCACATCCAACGCAAG CTATAGCTCACGCAACAACTCTCTCGATCGTGACGCTACTCCACCGAATGCTTCGATCCTGTCCGCTGCTAGTAGTGTGTCTTCCCTATCGATGGACTCCACCACGTCAGGCAGTCAGCGATCAAACCACAACGGAGGTGTTGGCAGTGTACGTACTCCACAATCTAACCGATCGCAAGCCAACGGTACGGTGGCGAACCGAAGCGCCAATGGTACCAGAGACCTCGAGGCGCCCATCATTAATGGGCAGCTGGTGCAAAACTCACCACTGAAGAGTAGCTCGCCCGATTTCTACATCATCAAGGTGACGTACGAGACGGAACAGGTCGAACTGGATGGGATCGTGTTGTACAAGAGCATCATGCTTGCGAACAACGAACGTACACCGCAGGTCATCCGGAACGCGATGCTTAAGCTCGGCCTTGAAGGTGATCCAGATCGCTACACCTTGGCGCAGGTGCTTCCCGACAAGGAACTACTGCTACCGAACAATGCAAACGTATACTACGCAGTCAACACCGCATACAACCTTAATTTCATCCTGCGACCGAAGAAGGACACTACGGGTAGTAGCTCCTCGGTTCCGAGTTCCACCGGTCGTCCCTAG
- the LOC125772390 gene encoding ral guanine nucleotide dissociation stimulator-like 1 isoform X1 — MFCPSNETLQSITEKTKLLAHKCTQQIRHNTAASTNSDGAGGTTGVQQQSAPGVDPQRSCSKDGPNAKEDRPGGMAGGTLRCFCPCKGTIGKLIGRKVAAASKEGQSQRTTKWYVKQPTWRLWGEEREENAIYTVYLKKVRYHRPTPSASSQDSDDEISHLEWETVRVRFVKAATLARLVDALATDDGELESTFVNVFLNTYRTFAQPEKVLELLLDRYEKLHAEPALLQPESLSDQHKKTLVSVLHVWLDGFPEDWDTDNLQRLLAFTSKRLPKSEIHMKALNRFTHRLDKYSRIPPPLPWSNDYHDFADQFGGLCLTPAFRGPPSHLLNSYRFPNIPVKHFAEQLTRMDMELFKRLIPHQCLGAIWSNRDKHECSSVLATVTQFNAVSFRVISSILIEPRLKPQERALLISTWIDIAQELRLLKNFSSLKAIISGLQSNAVYRLSKTWAVLPRDKLELYNELARIFSEDNNAWAQREVLMREGTAKFADTVGENDRHLQKVFQKQNTLISHGTIPYLGTFLTDLTMIHAAIPDTLQDGLINFDKRRKEFEVLAQIKLLQGAANTYHLPDDPLFDRWFASLLVLDEREAHTLSCSLEPAPEMTKRPPTQHPGGGTGGGGGGGGTPGHKKSDSIASNSSSGAGSQFYCDINSTSNASYSSRNNSLDRDATPPNASILSAASSVSSLSMDSTTSGSQRSNHNGGVGSVRTPQSNRSQANGTVANRSANGTRDLEAPIINGQLVQNSPLKSSSPDFYIIKVTYETEQVELDGIVLYKSIMLANNERTPQVIRNAMLKLGLEGDPDRYTLAQVLPDKELLLPNNANVYYAVNTAYNLNFILRPKKDTTGSSSSVPSSTGRP, encoded by the exons ATGTTTTGCCCGAGTAACGAAACGCTTCAGAGCATTACGGAAAAGACGAAACTGCTGGCCCACAAATGTACGCAGCAGATACGCCACAATACCGCAGCCTCGACGAACAGCGATGGAGCGGGCGGTACGACAGGTGTTCAGCAACAGTCCGCACCGGGCGTTGATCCTCAGCGATCGTGCAGCAAGGATGGGCCGAATGCGAAAGAGGACCGACCCGGTGGAATGGCTGGTGGGACACTGCGTTGCTTCTGTCCGTGTAAGGGAACGATCGGCAAACTGATAGGCAGGAAGGTTGCTGCTGCTAGCAAGGAGGGTCAGAGTCAGCGTACCACCAAGTGGTATGTCAAG CAGCCCACCTGGCGGTTATGGGGTGAAGAACGTGAGGAGAACGCCATCTACACGGTTTACCTTAAGAAGGTCCGGTACCATCGACCAACACCCAGTGCCAGCAGC CAAGATTCCGATGATGAAATATCGCACCTCGAGTGGGAAACCGTGCGGGTGCGGTTCGTTAAGGCGGCCACCTTAGCGCGGCTGGTCGATGCCCTCGCAACCGACGACGGCGAACTCGAGAGCACGTTCGTGAACGTGTTCCTCAACACCTACCGTACCTTTGCCCAGCCGGAAAAGGTGCTGGAACTGCTGCTCGACCGGTACGAGAAGCTGCACGCTGAACCGGCCCTACTACAGCCCGAATCCCTATCGGACCAGCACAAGAAAACTCTAG TCTCTGTTCTTCACGTGTGGCTCGATGGGTTCCCCGAGGATTGGGATACGGATAATTTGCAACGATTGCTAGCATTCACCTCAAAGCGTTTGCCAAAATCGGAAATACATATGAAAGCTTTAAATAG GTTTACCCATAGGTTAGATAAGTACAGTAGAATACCACCACCGCTGCCATGGTCTAACGATTATCACGATTTCGCCGACCAGTTCGGTGGCCTCTGTTTGACACCAGCATTCCGTGGTCCACCGTCCCACCTGCTTAATTCGTACCGCTTTCCAAACATTCCGGTCAAGCACTTTGCCGAGCAGCTGACCCGCATGGATATGGAGCTGTTCAAGCGGCTGATACCGCACCAATGTCTCGGTGCGATTTGGTCGAATCGGGACAAGCACGAGTGTAGTTCGGTGCTGGCAACAGTAACCCAGTTCAATGCCGTCTCATTTCGCGTGATCTCGAGCATACTGATCGAGCCGCGACTTAAACCACAGGAACGGGCCCTGCTCATCTCGACGTGGATCGATATTGCGCAGGAGCTGCGATTGCTGAAGAACTTCTCCTCACTGAAAGCGATCATTTCCGGCCTGCAATCCAACGCGGTGTATAGGTTATCGAAGACATGGGCCGTATTGCCAAGGGATAAG TTGGAGCTTTATAACGAGCTGGCGCGGATATTCTCCGAAGACAATAATGCGTGGGCACAGCGCGAGGTACTGATGCGCGAGGGAACGGCCAAGTTTGCGGACACAGTTGGCGAGAACGATCGGCACTTGCAGAAGGTGTTCCAGAAGCAGAACACCCTCATCAGCCACGGTACGATACCGTACCTCGGTACATTCTTAACCGATCTGACAATGATCCATGCTGCCATCCCGGACACGTTACAAGATGGGTTGATCAATTTCGACAAACGTCGAAAAGAGTTCGAGGTTCTGGCACAGATCAAGCTTCTCCAAGGGGCGGCTAATACGTACCATTTACCGGACGATCCACTGTTTGATCGATGGTTCGCTTCGTTGCTGGTGCTTGACGAACGGGAAGCACATACGCTGAGCTGTTCGTTAGAGCCTGCGCCCGAAATGACTAAACGACCACCAACGCAACATCCTGGCGGTGGTACAGGTGGAGGTGGAGGAGGTGGCGGAACTCCAGGACATAAGAAGAGCGATTCGATAGCGTCGAACTCGAGCAGCGGAGCAGGTTCTCAGTTCTACTGTGATATTAACAGCACATCCAACGCAAG CTATAGCTCACGCAACAACTCTCTCGATCGTGACGCTACTCCACCGAATGCTTCGATCCTGTCCGCTGCTAGTAGTGTGTCTTCCCTATCGATGGACTCCACCACGTCAGGCAGTCAGCGATCAAACCACAACGGAGGTGTTGGCAGTGTACGTACTCCACAATCTAACCGATCGCAAGCCAACGGTACGGTGGCGAACCGAAGCGCCAATGGTACCAGAGACCTCGAGGCGCCCATCATTAATGGGCAGCTGGTGCAAAACTCACCACTGAAGAGTAGCTCGCCCGATTTCTACATCATCAAGGTGACGTACGAGACGGAACAGGTCGAACTGGATGGGATCGTGTTGTACAAGAGCATCATGCTTGCGAACAACGAACGTACACCGCAGGTCATCCGGAACGCGATGCTTAAGCTCGGCCTTGAAGGTGATCCAGATCGCTACACCTTGGCGCAGGTGCTTCCCGACAAGGAACTACTGCTACCGAACAATGCAAACGTATACTACGCAGTCAACACCGCATACAACCTTAATTTCATCCTGCGACCGAAGAAGGACACTACGGGTAGTAGCTCCTCGGTTCCGAGTTCCACCGGTCGTCCCTAG